A portion of the Sulfurospirillum diekertiae genome contains these proteins:
- the yajC gene encoding preprotein translocase subunit YajC, with protein MQGSASLLSSLLPLVVLFAIFYFLVIRPQQKQVKKHKEMLDALKKGDKVITSGGLICEVVKPEEDSIKVKLNDEGIIVKVSREYIAKKIDD; from the coding sequence ATGCAAGGTTCTGCTAGTTTACTCTCTTCTTTACTTCCCCTCGTTGTTCTTTTCGCAATTTTTTATTTTCTTGTGATTAGACCACAACAAAAACAGGTAAAAAAGCACAAAGAAATGCTCGATGCACTTAAAAAAGGCGACAAAGTGATTACAAGTGGTGGGTTAATCTGTGAAGTCGTGAAACCTGAAGAAGATTCTATCAAAGTTAAGCTTAATGATGAAGGCATCATTGTAAAGGTTTCAAGAGAATATATTGCAAAGAAAATCGATGACTAG
- a CDS encoding apolipoprotein N-acyltransferase: MKKNLDIYFTRIYIIKAFVIALCLCAFIYLAYFKLTFLTLNSLLALIGFYLLLGENRIVWFWSGFFTGLLWFYWISFSFVYYDLMFLIPFIILGIAFVYGFLFWLIGRLGSSIYVQLPLLFGISFVDPFRFNWLKLQLTLIDTYFSTSLLSFGLFLSAIALFKSLPKWTKGFALIPLIAALSFGTSQTMPETHLDVAIPTMNIPQSQRWDAAYQQKSIDLNFALIEKAIAEHKELIILPESAFPLYLNRAPRLIESLKKYSEHIAIVTGSLTYEEDQGFFNSSYLFQKGEMQIAHKIILVPFGEEVPFPAFIVEIINKLFFDGAKDYQKAKAPQDFVINGITFRSAICYEGTNDKLFEGNPKQMIVVSNNAWFTPSTEQTLQYLLLRYYAKKYHTIIYHSANSGKSGIIYP, translated from the coding sequence ATGAAAAAAAATTTAGATATTTATTTTACCCGCATTTACATAATAAAAGCCTTTGTTATTGCTTTATGCCTTTGTGCTTTTATCTACCTCGCGTATTTTAAACTTACATTCCTCACACTTAACTCTTTACTCGCCCTAATAGGCTTTTACCTACTTTTAGGCGAAAATCGTATTGTTTGGTTTTGGAGTGGTTTTTTTACAGGGCTTTTATGGTTTTATTGGATTAGTTTTAGTTTTGTTTATTATGACTTGATGTTTCTGATACCGTTCATTATTCTAGGGATTGCCTTTGTATATGGGTTTCTTTTTTGGCTTATTGGTCGGTTAGGAAGCTCAATTTACGTACAACTTCCACTTCTTTTTGGCATCAGTTTTGTAGATCCTTTTCGTTTTAATTGGCTCAAACTTCAACTAACATTGATTGATACCTATTTTTCAACATCACTGCTCTCCTTTGGACTTTTTTTAAGTGCTATTGCCCTCTTCAAATCACTTCCAAAATGGACAAAAGGTTTTGCATTGATTCCCTTAATTGCAGCACTTTCCTTTGGCACGTCTCAAACAATGCCTGAAACACATCTTGATGTAGCTATACCAACTATGAATATTCCTCAATCCCAGCGTTGGGATGCGGCCTATCAACAAAAATCCATTGATCTTAATTTTGCGTTGATTGAAAAAGCGATTGCGGAGCACAAAGAGCTCATTATTTTACCAGAGAGCGCATTTCCTCTCTATCTTAATCGAGCTCCTCGTTTAATTGAATCTCTTAAAAAGTATTCAGAACACATTGCTATTGTGACAGGCTCTTTAACCTATGAAGAAGATCAAGGCTTTTTTAACTCATCGTATCTTTTTCAAAAAGGAGAGATGCAGATCGCTCATAAAATTATTCTTGTCCCTTTTGGTGAAGAGGTTCCTTTCCCTGCATTCATCGTTGAGATCATCAATAAACTCTTTTTTGATGGTGCAAAAGACTATCAAAAAGCAAAAGCACCGCAAGATTTTGTTATTAATGGCATCACCTTTAGAAGTGCCATTTGCTATGAAGGAACCAATGATAAGCTTTTTGAGGGTAATCCGAAGCAGATGATCGTCGTCAGTAATAACGCATGGTTTACACCATCCACCGAACAAACCTTACAATATCTCTTACTGCGTTATTATGCAAAAAAATATCACACGATTATTTATCATAGTGCTAATAGCGGGAAAAGCGGAATTATATATCCCTAA
- the metK gene encoding methionine adenosyltransferase, translating into MEHTKHYLFTSEVVSPGHPDKCADIIADSIVDVLIIADKNSRVASEVFVAGKHVIIGGEVNTKSILSFSDYEKIVKDALAKIGYDGKSAFTKEQCLHPDDVKVQVLLNQQSSDINQGVDQESGEIGAGDQGIMFGFASSETADFMPAAITYARMLCDKVYNYALTHNHKLGVDIKTQVTVDYGTKQNFEECKPQKIHTIVVSAPSNESLPIEEVRALIKGLIDDTGLPTELYDPNNTIIHINPTGRYVNHSSLHDSGLTGRKLIVDSFGGYSPIGGGAQSSKDYTKVDRSGLYAARWIAKHIVASGLAKKCSVQLSYAIGVAKPVSIAVDTSGTYTSISDDELSAFVLETFSLTPRWITNKFGLDKPSSDTFLYADVAARGQVGQSDYPWEQLDSLELFKALKK; encoded by the coding sequence ATGGAACACACAAAACACTACCTTTTTACCTCTGAAGTAGTCAGTCCCGGTCACCCTGATAAATGCGCCGATATTATTGCGGATAGCATTGTCGATGTACTCATTATTGCCGATAAAAACTCACGCGTTGCCAGTGAAGTTTTCGTCGCAGGCAAACATGTCATCATTGGTGGTGAGGTCAATACCAAAAGTATTCTCTCTTTCTCAGACTATGAAAAAATCGTTAAAGACGCCCTTGCAAAAATTGGTTATGATGGAAAATCAGCCTTTACCAAAGAGCAATGCTTACATCCTGATGACGTCAAAGTTCAAGTGCTCCTCAATCAACAAAGCAGCGACATCAACCAAGGGGTTGATCAAGAAAGCGGTGAAATTGGTGCAGGTGATCAAGGCATTATGTTTGGTTTTGCTTCTTCTGAAACGGCAGATTTTATGCCAGCTGCAATAACATACGCTAGAATGTTATGTGATAAAGTTTATAATTATGCCCTTACTCATAACCATAAACTAGGGGTGGACATTAAAACGCAAGTAACGGTTGATTACGGTACAAAACAAAATTTTGAAGAGTGCAAACCGCAAAAAATTCATACCATCGTTGTTTCAGCCCCTTCGAATGAGAGCCTTCCCATTGAAGAAGTACGCGCTTTGATAAAAGGTTTAATTGACGATACAGGATTACCAACTGAACTGTATGATCCGAACAATACAATTATTCACATTAACCCAACGGGACGTTATGTGAACCACAGTTCACTTCACGATTCTGGACTTACGGGTCGTAAATTGATTGTCGATAGTTTTGGTGGCTATTCTCCCATTGGTGGTGGGGCGCAATCCAGTAAAGACTACACTAAAGTGGATCGTAGTGGTTTGTATGCGGCACGTTGGATTGCTAAACATATCGTAGCATCTGGACTTGCTAAAAAATGCTCCGTTCAACTCTCCTACGCTATTGGTGTTGCAAAACCTGTTTCGATTGCCGTTGATACGTCAGGAACCTATACGAGCATCAGTGATGATGAGCTCTCTGCTTTTGTTCTTGAAACATTTAGTCTCACACCACGTTGGATTACCAATAAATTTGGTTTGGATAAACCAAGTAGCGATACTTTCTTATATGCTGATGTTGCGGCACGTGGACAAGTAGGACAAAGTGATTATCCGTGGGAACAGCTGGATAGTTTAGAACTCTTTAAAGCACTCAAAAAATAG
- a CDS encoding AEC family transporter, whose protein sequence is MIEHVAPVFIFVALGYIFKTIKHDISEALTEFVLYFSLPALALSKIPHMTFNHDVFSIILIAYITMALSLALGYIAGRFLKMDRKNLVTMMVIVGFGNTGFVGFSFIESFYSLHHVSYALVYDQIGTFIALMTFGIALIAWGGGEEQRGRDVAKQIFFSPPLMAVVVAVGFHGTDFPPLIESILEKFQATLIPLVTAIVGMKLEFRTLSLYFKENMIALCLKMVVAPLLILIGLYFLVDLKEDWVKVTFLETAMPPMTLAVVFGIRGGLNKELLINALALGILFSFVSIGLWNLIIS, encoded by the coding sequence ATGATTGAACACGTCGCTCCAGTTTTTATTTTTGTTGCTTTAGGGTATATTTTTAAAACTATCAAACACGATATTTCTGAAGCATTAACGGAGTTTGTACTCTATTTTTCGCTCCCCGCACTTGCGCTTTCCAAAATACCTCATATGACGTTTAATCATGACGTTTTTTCAATCATTCTTATTGCCTATATAACGATGGCTCTCTCTTTGGCTCTTGGCTATATCGCAGGACGATTTTTGAAAATGGATCGAAAAAATTTAGTTACGATGATGGTTATTGTCGGTTTTGGCAATACAGGCTTTGTTGGTTTCTCTTTTATCGAGTCATTTTACTCATTGCACCATGTTAGTTATGCCCTTGTATACGATCAAATTGGTACGTTTATTGCCTTAATGACCTTTGGAATAGCCCTTATTGCCTGGGGTGGAGGAGAAGAACAGAGGGGAAGGGATGTTGCAAAACAGATATTTTTTTCGCCTCCATTAATGGCGGTTGTCGTTGCCGTTGGCTTTCATGGAACCGATTTCCCTCCTCTCATTGAGAGCATACTTGAAAAATTCCAAGCGACATTAATTCCTTTAGTGACTGCCATTGTTGGTATGAAGTTGGAGTTTCGCACGTTATCGCTCTATTTCAAAGAGAACATGATTGCGTTGTGTTTAAAGATGGTTGTTGCTCCATTGTTGATACTCATAGGACTTTATTTTTTAGTCGATTTAAAAGAGGATTGGGTTAAGGTCACTTTTTTAGAAACGGCGATGCCTCCTATGACGCTGGCCGTTGTTTTTGGTATTAGGGGAGGGTTGAACAAAGAGCTTTTGATTAATGCGCTTGCGTTAGGTATCCTTTTTTCGTTTGTGAGCATTGGTTTATGGAATCTAATCATTTCATAG
- the aat gene encoding leucyl/phenylalanyl-tRNA--protein transferase — MATKRLIPQLHPNDYTFPDPLDATDEGLLAWGGDLKPERLLRAYVQGIFPWFNEGDPILWWSPDPRLVLFPSDIKISKSLVKSMKHFEIRYDTCFEQVMRLCLETRLAKGQKSWISEDLIAAFCTLHVKGFAHSVECFFEATLVGGLYGLYLGGVFCGESMFSTKRDASKAALVGLCEKVKSLGGDFIDCQLPTDHLQSLGALVIPREKFLAMLENALENCTTSPW; from the coding sequence GTGGCAACTAAGAGACTTATCCCTCAGTTGCATCCCAATGATTATACCTTCCCTGATCCTCTAGATGCCACTGATGAGGGACTTTTAGCATGGGGTGGTGATCTCAAACCTGAGAGACTACTCCGTGCCTATGTTCAAGGCATCTTTCCATGGTTTAATGAGGGTGATCCCATTTTGTGGTGGTCTCCCGATCCTAGGCTTGTTTTATTTCCCTCTGACATTAAAATCTCTAAAAGTTTAGTCAAAAGTATGAAACATTTTGAGATACGCTATGACACCTGCTTTGAGCAAGTGATGCGCTTGTGTTTAGAAACGAGGCTTGCCAAAGGTCAAAAAAGCTGGATCAGCGAAGATTTAATCGCTGCTTTTTGTACTTTACATGTAAAAGGGTTTGCTCATTCCGTCGAGTGCTTTTTTGAGGCTACATTGGTTGGTGGCTTGTATGGGTTGTATCTTGGAGGTGTGTTTTGTGGCGAGTCAATGTTCTCAACAAAGCGAGATGCCTCAAAGGCTGCATTAGTAGGACTGTGTGAAAAAGTGAAAAGCTTGGGGGGCGATTTTATCGACTGTCAGCTTCCCACCGATCATCTACAATCCTTAGGTGCCTTGGTGATACCACGCGAGAAATTTCTAGCAATGTTAGAAAACGCTTTAGAAAATTGCACGACAAGCCCATGGTGA
- the clpA gene encoding ATP-dependent Clp protease ATP-binding subunit ClpA, whose translation MVNQELNFVFNDAIAFVRKHRYEYITVDHLFFALLSNENVVELLINCGLSITFLQRSMEKYFVANPQIVPTEETYEPLETVALTRVIESMMLHVKSAGKSEASVYDLLIAMMDESNAFCVSLLLQQGVDKLLIVEEVTALSAPQNKDANNDDQKESALAKYTIDLIALAKQKQIDPLIGRADEVKRVMQVLCRRKKNNPLLVGEPGVGKTAIVEGLAEKISEGGVPEILKGSPVYALDMGALLSGTKYRGDFEKRLKEILNELEAKKGAILFIDEIHTIVGAGATSGGSMDLSNLLKPALASGKIRCIGATTYGEFRNFFDKDKALSRRFAKIDVLEPSLEDSFLILKGLKGSYEKHHGVKYPNEVIRASVELAKKYISDKFLPDSAIDLIDEVGASFHLAKKRKKVVEMSDLEAVLAKIANIPTRSVNKDEGEVMHHLEAHLKSKIFGQDAAIEALVKAIKRSRAGLGNPTAPIGSFLFTGPTGVGKTEVAKQLAFELGVHFERYDMSEYMEKHTVSRLIGAPPGYVGYDEGGQLSEAIKKHPYTVLLLDEIEKAHPDMLNILLQIFDSATLTDNNGTKIDFRNVIIIMTSNLGTKEAPTMGFTKSENSRTDHAIKDFFSPEFRNRLDEIIHFAPLSEPVMINVVEKLLGELTEQLKDKKVEIVATLAAKKQLASEGYSKEMGARVMRRVIQEKIKTPLSEEVLFGKLKNGGVCKIDYKAKKLVFEYSGGN comes from the coding sequence ATGGTTAACCAAGAACTCAATTTTGTTTTCAATGATGCCATAGCTTTTGTAAGAAAGCATCGTTATGAGTACATCACCGTTGATCATCTCTTTTTTGCTCTGTTGAGTAATGAGAATGTGGTTGAACTTCTTATCAATTGTGGACTCAGCATTACTTTTTTGCAACGTTCTATGGAAAAGTATTTTGTGGCTAATCCTCAGATAGTGCCTACCGAAGAGACGTATGAGCCTTTGGAAACAGTGGCATTGACTCGCGTCATTGAGTCGATGATGTTACATGTAAAGAGTGCGGGCAAGTCAGAAGCAAGCGTGTATGATCTTTTAATCGCGATGATGGATGAAAGCAATGCCTTTTGTGTCTCTTTACTTTTGCAACAGGGCGTTGATAAACTTTTGATCGTTGAAGAAGTAACCGCACTGAGCGCACCACAAAACAAAGACGCAAACAATGATGATCAAAAAGAGAGTGCCCTTGCTAAATATACAATCGATCTTATTGCTCTTGCCAAACAAAAACAGATTGATCCTTTGATTGGAAGAGCGGATGAAGTTAAACGCGTGATGCAAGTTTTGTGTCGCAGAAAGAAAAACAATCCTCTTTTAGTGGGTGAACCAGGTGTTGGAAAAACCGCTATTGTTGAAGGTTTAGCTGAAAAGATTAGTGAGGGAGGCGTGCCTGAAATTTTGAAAGGTTCTCCTGTGTACGCACTGGATATGGGAGCACTTCTTTCTGGCACAAAGTACCGAGGAGATTTTGAAAAACGGCTCAAAGAAATTTTAAATGAACTCGAAGCGAAAAAGGGTGCTATTTTATTTATTGATGAGATTCATACGATCGTAGGAGCGGGGGCAACGAGCGGTGGTTCGATGGACCTTTCCAATCTACTTAAACCTGCACTCGCTTCTGGGAAAATTCGTTGCATTGGTGCTACCACGTATGGGGAGTTTCGTAATTTCTTTGATAAAGACAAAGCCCTCAGTCGTCGTTTTGCCAAGATTGATGTTTTAGAGCCAAGCCTTGAAGACTCCTTTTTGATTCTTAAAGGACTTAAAGGGAGTTATGAAAAACATCATGGTGTGAAGTACCCTAATGAAGTCATCAGAGCTTCTGTCGAACTTGCCAAAAAATACATTAGTGATAAATTTTTACCCGATTCTGCGATTGATTTGATTGATGAAGTAGGTGCTTCGTTTCACCTTGCAAAAAAACGTAAAAAAGTGGTCGAGATGAGCGATCTTGAAGCCGTTCTTGCCAAAATTGCCAATATCCCAACACGTAGTGTGAACAAAGATGAGGGTGAGGTGATGCATCACTTAGAAGCGCATCTCAAATCCAAAATTTTTGGTCAAGATGCGGCAATTGAGGCATTGGTTAAAGCAATCAAACGAAGTCGTGCAGGGCTTGGAAATCCGACAGCTCCCATTGGATCTTTCTTATTTACAGGACCTACGGGTGTGGGTAAAACAGAAGTCGCGAAACAGCTCGCATTTGAGCTAGGTGTTCATTTTGAACGCTACGATATGAGTGAATATATGGAGAAACATACGGTCAGTCGTCTTATTGGTGCTCCTCCTGGCTATGTGGGGTACGATGAGGGTGGACAACTCAGTGAAGCGATTAAAAAGCATCCGTATACTGTGTTGTTACTTGATGAGATTGAAAAAGCGCATCCTGATATGCTTAACATCTTGCTTCAGATCTTTGATAGCGCTACGTTGACCGATAACAATGGCACGAAGATTGATTTTCGCAATGTCATTATCATTATGACGTCTAATCTTGGAACAAAAGAGGCCCCAACAATGGGCTTTACCAAGAGTGAAAATTCAAGAACAGATCATGCAATCAAAGATTTCTTTTCTCCTGAATTTAGAAATCGTTTGGATGAGATCATTCACTTTGCTCCATTGTCTGAGCCTGTGATGATCAATGTGGTGGAAAAACTTTTAGGGGAGCTCACCGAGCAACTTAAAGATAAAAAAGTAGAGATTGTTGCAACCTTAGCTGCTAAAAAACAGCTTGCAAGCGAAGGGTATAGCAAAGAGATGGGAGCGCGTGTGATGCGTCGTGTTATTCAAGAAAAAATCAAAACACCACTCTCTGAAGAGGTACTTTTTGGTAAGCTCAAAAATGGTGGCGTATGTAAAATAGATTATAAAGCTAAAAAATTGGTGTTTGAATACAGCGGTGGCAACTAA
- the clpS gene encoding ATP-dependent Clp protease adapter ClpS produces the protein MHHLEGDFQNETLDTIELKEPQLYKVLLLNDDYSSMEFVIKVLMQIFHHSFEKATEIMLSVHEKGKGLCGVYTYEIAETKVEYVRKMAKEEHFPLRAIMEAE, from the coding sequence ATGCACCATTTAGAAGGGGATTTTCAAAACGAAACACTTGATACGATAGAACTCAAAGAGCCACAGCTGTATAAAGTTCTATTGCTCAATGACGATTACAGTAGTATGGAATTTGTCATCAAGGTTTTGATGCAAATTTTTCATCATAGTTTTGAAAAGGCAACCGAGATTATGCTAAGTGTGCATGAAAAAGGCAAAGGTCTTTGTGGTGTTTATACGTATGAGATTGCGGAGACGAAAGTAGAGTATGTCCGAAAAATGGCCAAAGAGGAACATTTTCCCCTTCGTGCTATTATGGAAGCAGAATAA
- a CDS encoding TlpA disulfide reductase family protein, producing MKKLISSIIIATLLLFIGCGSESSSAPTVKETYKDGDKVELKSVSGAKLTLLRKNGGFVLEDDENKVVLIDIFGTFCAPCQEEAPSLMDFQLQNGDGVMLIGLNFFEDVSDEYVVENFAAKYNAYYFITNSPKNKKLVETILQDIKYKETLQVPFKVVLKDGKYQNVTDIYGKNPDNKFYLGKVDLDIIQKDIDKLTAQ from the coding sequence ATGAAAAAGTTAATCAGTTCAATCATAATCGCAACACTACTTTTGTTTATAGGGTGTGGATCTGAATCATCAAGTGCACCTACGGTTAAAGAGACCTACAAAGATGGTGACAAAGTTGAGCTTAAAAGCGTTTCTGGTGCAAAATTGACACTGCTTCGCAAGAATGGTGGTTTCGTGCTTGAAGATGACGAAAACAAAGTTGTATTGATTGATATTTTTGGTACATTTTGTGCCCCATGTCAGGAAGAAGCACCTTCTTTGATGGATTTTCAACTTCAAAATGGTGATGGTGTTATGCTGATAGGCCTTAACTTTTTTGAAGATGTCAGTGATGAGTATGTTGTGGAAAATTTTGCAGCTAAATACAATGCCTATTATTTTATTACCAATTCACCCAAAAATAAAAAATTGGTTGAGACGATTTTGCAAGATATTAAGTATAAAGAAACCTTGCAAGTACCGTTTAAAGTCGTATTAAAAGATGGAAAGTATCAAAATGTTACGGATATTTATGGTAAAAATCCAGATAATAAATTTTATCTCGGAAAAGTAGATTTGGATATTATTCAAAAAGATATCGATAAACTCACTGCACAATAG
- the smpB gene encoding SsrA-binding protein SmpB — MGEAVARNKKAFHDYEILEKLEAGIVLQGSEVKAIRQGRVNLKDSFVKIIKGEAFLLNAHISHLSTANLNYAPNERAPRKLLLHMKQLRKWDMKVAKDGLTIVPLAIYFNSKNLAKVEIALARGKNEHDKRESLKEKDAQREAKTAIKNYAYKE; from the coding sequence ATGGGTGAAGCTGTCGCGCGCAATAAAAAAGCGTTCCATGATTATGAAATTTTAGAGAAGCTTGAAGCGGGTATTGTGCTTCAAGGCAGTGAAGTAAAGGCCATTCGTCAAGGCAGAGTGAATTTGAAAGATTCGTTTGTGAAAATTATCAAAGGGGAAGCTTTTTTACTCAATGCGCATATTTCACATTTATCAACGGCTAATTTGAATTATGCTCCCAACGAGAGAGCTCCTCGCAAATTGCTTCTGCATATGAAGCAATTACGCAAATGGGATATGAAAGTGGCTAAAGATGGCTTGACTATTGTGCCATTGGCCATTTATTTTAATAGCAAAAATCTTGCAAAAGTTGAGATAGCCTTAGCGCGTGGAAAGAATGAGCATGATAAACGTGAGAGCTTGAAAGAGAAAGATGCACAAAGAGAAGCTAAAACGGCGATCAAGAATTATGCTTACAAAGAGTAG
- a CDS encoding 4-(cytidine 5'-diphospho)-2-C-methyl-D-erythritol kinase: MQYQAHAKVNIFLKIVGVRGNYHELLSRFMIVPSLFDTLSFVPKKSRQSFELVGDFNCPLEHNTLYRTFMVLKEHGYDQKVEQVMKDFALHVKKNIPTGSGLGGGSSDSATFLNMLNETANLGLDREAMMHIGSEVGADVAFFASGYESANVSGIGEIVEKFDENALDIEVFTPSLACNTALVYKTYREYFLQTMDQALASKMVALKSPELLSHFSKEKLNDLFPASLKAYPELSNYAKNGWFFSGSGSSFFRLKEEV, translated from the coding sequence ATGCAGTATCAAGCGCACGCAAAGGTTAATATTTTCCTCAAAATTGTTGGGGTTCGTGGCAATTACCATGAGCTACTTTCACGCTTTATGATCGTACCTTCTTTATTCGATACATTAAGCTTTGTACCCAAAAAAAGCAGACAGTCTTTTGAGCTCGTAGGTGATTTTAACTGCCCGTTAGAGCACAATACTTTGTATCGTACTTTTATGGTGCTCAAAGAGCATGGATATGATCAAAAAGTGGAACAGGTCATGAAAGATTTTGCTTTACATGTAAAGAAAAATATTCCAACAGGATCAGGGCTGGGCGGTGGTAGTAGCGATAGCGCCACCTTTTTAAACATGTTAAATGAAACTGCTAATTTGGGGCTTGATAGAGAGGCCATGATGCATATTGGAAGTGAAGTGGGCGCCGATGTTGCTTTTTTCGCGTCAGGTTATGAAAGTGCCAATGTCAGTGGTATTGGTGAAATTGTTGAAAAGTTTGATGAAAATGCACTTGATATTGAAGTTTTTACACCATCTCTTGCTTGCAATACAGCGTTGGTGTATAAAACGTATAGGGAATATTTCTTGCAAACTATGGACCAAGCGTTAGCTTCGAAAATGGTTGCACTCAAAAGTCCCGAATTGTTGAGTCATTTTTCTAAGGAAAAACTAAACGATCTTTTCCCTGCATCTCTTAAAGCATACCCAGAGCTTAGCAACTATGCTAAAAATGGATGGTTTTTTAGTGGTAGTGGAAGTAGTTTTTTTAGACTGAAAGAGGAAGTTTAA
- the csrA gene encoding carbon storage regulator CsrA, giving the protein MLILTRKIGEGVVLNENITIKVIEISKGVVKLGFDAPKDMLILREELEKAIKEANIEASKNTSHDALSSLSFKLK; this is encoded by the coding sequence ATGTTAATACTCACACGAAAAATCGGAGAGGGTGTTGTTTTAAATGAAAATATTACCATTAAGGTCATCGAAATCTCTAAAGGCGTCGTCAAACTAGGTTTTGATGCACCCAAAGATATGCTTATTTTGCGTGAAGAGTTAGAAAAAGCGATCAAAGAAGCGAACATTGAAGCGAGTAAAAATACGAGCCATGATGCACTCTCTAGTTTGAGTTTTAAGCTTAAATAA
- the truB gene encoding tRNA pseudouridine(55) synthase TruB gives MVSNHFLSRIKRRYNVKKAGFSGTLDPFAQGVLIIAFGQFTKLFRFLKKAPKTYRATLWIGASSPTLDSEKIEKVEQMMPFHPDSVNFILKGMIGKITYLPPKYSAKKVEGARAYDLARADKDFELKAITSTIYDCHLIHYAHPFLTFEVTISEGGYVRSLGALIAQKLGFAGSLSALERLNEGDFTYENEKELNPLDYLELASNAYLGDPHDILLGRKLRVEDFEKQEEGIYQIVIDEVLSVVEISANGVEYLLNSLSLKA, from the coding sequence ATGGTCTCAAACCATTTTTTAAGTCGCATTAAACGGCGTTACAATGTTAAAAAAGCAGGATTTTCAGGCACCCTCGATCCTTTTGCTCAAGGAGTTCTGATTATTGCTTTTGGACAGTTTACAAAATTGTTCCGCTTTTTGAAAAAAGCACCAAAAACGTACCGAGCAACACTTTGGATAGGGGCGTCAAGTCCAACACTCGATAGTGAAAAGATTGAGAAAGTGGAACAGATGATGCCGTTTCATCCTGATTCTGTTAACTTTATTCTTAAGGGCATGATAGGAAAAATAACCTATTTACCTCCAAAATATTCAGCTAAGAAAGTTGAAGGGGCAAGAGCGTATGATTTGGCGCGTGCGGATAAAGACTTTGAGCTTAAAGCCATTACTAGCACCATTTATGACTGTCATTTAATCCATTATGCCCATCCTTTCTTGACCTTTGAAGTTACTATCTCAGAGGGTGGATATGTTCGTAGTCTTGGAGCATTAATTGCTCAAAAACTTGGATTTGCTGGCTCTTTGAGTGCATTGGAACGGCTCAATGAAGGTGATTTTACTTATGAAAATGAAAAAGAGCTCAATCCATTAGATTATCTTGAGCTAGCCTCCAATGCTTACCTTGGTGATCCTCACGATATTTTATTAGGGCGAAAGTTACGTGTCGAAGACTTTGAGAAGCAAGAAGAGGGTATTTACCAAATTGTGATTGATGAAGTCCTTAGCGTTGTTGAAATCAGCGCAAATGGGGTAGAATATCTCTTAAATTCACTATCGCTAAAGGCGTAA